CCTTTATCCCAAATTACTCTAGATATTAGTTTTCGACACATCCATTGACCTTCGGTTTCAGTTTGGTTTCATTACTGTTGAAATATGGGCTTTTCCCTTTATTTCACTTATCTTCTTTTACCTCCTGAGGCAGTCCCACCTCTTCCCAGTGACACTCAGGACTTTTTTGGGCTATTTGCTGCAGTGATGTGGAAatgctgcttcctgcagccaccGAGTAACTCATGTGATTCCATGAGAAAAGTGTGGGAGggctttctttttctggtgagcatcctcagagcagcacaaggTGGATCCTGCAGAtttgggcaggggctgtggggtgtgCACAAGAACCTTCCCAAGGGGATTCCCATCCCATTGGAGCAGACCTGACCCAGTTCTTCCCACTGGAGTGCCCAACAGTGCTTCACATCTGGGGTCAGCTCAATCCTCCTGGTCTGTCCCAGGATTTGCTAGATTTGGACTTGCTTCAGCTCTGATAGCTGGATTGCACCCTGACAGTGAGATGGGagggctgctgtgcagctgtTGAACATCTGGCTTGCACACAGGATGTGTAATGTGTGTGTTTCTGCTGttctcctctgctcctgatCATGACCCTCATGACACCACATGtcacaccccaaaaccagcgTGGGAagcctgcctgggctctgtgtaggctggcagaggggacagggctggggcagagacCAACtgtgctgtggttttggggtgccccactGGCACAGAGTATTGGGTAGAGGGGGCCTAAACCTCTTCTGCTCCACAGTTGCCTCATGGCAAAGCCCCTTCCAGAGCTGGGTGACCTCGAGTGGCCAGAGCTGGCCAGCGTGGGCACATTGGCTCAGCCAAGGGGGCCCTGAGGCTGTTCCTgactctgctcctgcccacagATCGTTCCATGAGCAGCTCACTCtctgcctcccagctccacaccGTCAGCATGAGGGACCCTCTGAACCGGGTGCTGGGTAAGGTGGGGATGGGTCCGTGGGGTCCCATCCAACCACTGGGACACCAGTGGGAAGTTCAGGCCTCCCAGAAGTGACCTGACTGTtgctctctccctgtccccacagcaaaCCTCTTTCTGCTCATCTCTTCCATCCTGGGGGCCAAGACAGCTGGCACCCACACCCAGTTTGTCCAGTGGTTCATGGAGGAGTGTGTGgagtgcctggagcagggcagccgTGGGAGCATCCTCCAGTTCATGCCCTTCACCATGGTGGGTCCAGCAGCTGtgacacccctgtccctgcttgGGGAGTGCCCCAGCATCCCACAGGATGTGGGACACACACTCACCTGTGCTtctctgtccctgggcaggtTTCAGAGCTGGTGAAGGTGTCCACCATGTCCAGTCCCAAAATTGTCCTGGCCATCACTGACCTCAGCCTGCCCCTGGGCCGCCGTGTCGCCGCCAAGGCCATCGCtgccctgtgagcagggctgctccagccaggggGGATCCCTGCTCAGGGGGGATCCCTGAGGAGCCCAGGGATCTCCCTGGTGCTCTGCATGCCTGGGAtggcccctgtccctgcagctgctggagggctgctccctcagcacacAGAGCCATCTCCTTGCTCTGCCTCATGGCACTTTTGAGACTGAGACATCCAcgaattttttttattttataaatcaaTCCTTTTGTACAATCAGCTTTTGCCTTATCTCATTTGGGCTTCTGGGACTCCTCAAAACTCCTCGATCCTGGGGGTGATGACCAAGCCTtgtcctgggcaggaggggaaatCTCCCTCACCCTGTCCTGGACCTGAGAGTGGCTGGGGGGCTGCCTGTGGTGCTCTcgctgggtggggcagggatgcttccctgctgtgctgtcagcCACAAATGGGATCTTGTTGGGAATTCTGCCACGTGAGCGTGAGTTTTTGTAGGAATTCCTCCCCATGAATGTGAGTTTTTGTTGGGATTCCTCCCCATGAGAGTGAGTTTTTGTAGGAATTCCTCCCCATGAGTGTGAGTTTTTGTTGGAATTCCTCCCCATGAGTGTGAGTTCTCATTGTGATTCCTCCCTGTGAGTTCAGTCCATGGTGAGCTCGGGCAGTGGATGGGTAACTGTGGCCTCACCAGCAGCACACCAGCCTCGTGCTGGGACGGGCTCCCCTGGGACTGTCCCCACaccctgccagctgctccagcagtgaATCCTCCAAGAGCTGTCATGAACTTTTGTCCCCGAGGCAGTGGCAGTGCCGGGGCAGCTGCACCTCTGCTGCTTCCACTGGTGTTGACTCACAAGAAAGGGGAAAgtggggccagcaggagccagcccttccctcagGGCACTGTGACCCCgagcctgctccagtggggTTCCCAGCCCTGTTTTGGGAGGCTCTGAAGGGAGATGGAGCCCGGGGGGATCCTGGAgtggtgctgcagaggctgggtCAGTGCTGGCCAGGGAAGAGGTAGCAGGACAGTgactcagggctgggctgaccCCATCTGATCCCAGGAtgagctcagctcctggcagcccccagGCTTTGCTGGAAGGAGAGACTCCGATGCCCTTGGGGTAGCTGTGGGTGTTGCTGGACCTTGGCTCTCACACACGGAGCATCCTCCCCTTCCCACTGCCCCTGGTCCTTGTCCGGGGCAGCCGGGACCAGCTgcggggctgggtggggctgaTAACGGAGCAccgggatgggctgggatgagcctgACACTGGTGTGAGTCCCACCCTGAGCTGGCACCGACCTGCCCGGGCACCTCTGCTCGCCCAGGGGCGGCTCTTTACCGTTAGCCCGGAGCAAAGAGCAGGACCTGGCGTGGCCTTCCCCGCTCTGTCAATATTTGCCGAGGCAGCCCCATGCCTGGCGTTGGCACCGGCGCTTCCCCTTacaggaaggggctggagcagaagaAGGGGGGTTTCTGTAAGGGCCTGTGAGGccggggaggaaggagggaactGCTCCCCCCGCGGGTGAGGGCTTCCCCTGGCAGTTCGTgatcctgtgccagcccctggccagggctggagggTGGGAGGCAGGAACTGGGAGCCCTGGCACCCCCCAGCactgggctgtgtccctgtgtggcTGGGCTGAGTGTGGTGAGGGATGCTGCTGGTCATGGGATGTGAGCGTGGGCCCAGTGGCAGGAAATGGGGCTGGTGAaactgggacagcccagggtgggCAAACACCCGTTGGGGAGAGGCGGGGGTGCCCACAGGGGCTTTCTATGGCAAGGGAggtgcccagggctctcctgacGTTGCTCAGCCACATTGGGGGTGCCCCCTTTGTCCATCCACTCTGCCTTCCTCCCTGCTGAAAGCCTCCTCCCACCGTGGCACATCCCTGGGCTTTGGGTGGGCTCTGGGAGGGCTCCTGGCACACCCCTGGGCAGAttccctgtgtcacagcagcagcagaagggtggctggggacccccagtgccaccagcccggGATGAGCCCACAaaccagctctgggctgggtgctggTGCCCTCGGCAGGCGCGGGCGGCTTCCGGAGCTTTCTAGGAATCGGCTCTTGCCCAAGCAGCCCTGCCGGGTGTGGGAGGAAGTGGCCatcccacagcacctcctgaCCCTCAGCGGGCTCAGGCCGTGGGGTGGGGGCACTGAGGGGGCTGCATTTCATCTTTCTGAGCTGacaccagcagctgccctgccccaAAGTCCCTTTCCCTCATCccccctgtctctgtccctgtgtccccacacccTGGCCACTCTGCCTCCCTCCCACGCAAGCAGGAGACAgaggaacagagagagagagtgcAAAAATAGagtttatttccatttttatcacATAGAAAAAAGCGTGTGTTTCTTGGGGCTCACCCAGCTGCAGCAATAAATACAGTACAAAACCCCCCACGCCCAGAGCTCCCACACAACCATGGGACTGGGGCTGCGTCAGGCTCAGGAGGATGGGAATGTGTCCAAGTGGCTCCTTCCggccagggatgggcacaaaTAAGTTAAACTGCAATAAGTACTCTGAGTTTAGCAGGGAagggggacagagcagggatgcagctcccCAAAGTGCTGGGGCTCCCCAGAAAAGTTTCATCCTGGTAAGGCTGCTGCATCCCTATGGTTCTTCcatcttccctcccctccctccctaatggctaataaatattaattactaGAAATAACACCCATCAgatgtgtccctgcaggctgcagcccagACAGGGAGATGCTGTTCTGGAGCATCCTCATCCTGGGATGTTTTCCCGTGGGATgatgcagcagccccagcagtgcaagctgtggggaaactgaggcacaggcagtgccagcagcagctgtgggggctcagcccagctccagaaCCTCGTAGCAGAGATACGCTTGTGTTTAAATATTAAACAAGAGTGATGCTGCACAGGGACCTGTGCACGGATCCACTGCGGGATCCCCTGGCGGGGGGAGCATCCCCAGACAGATAAATATTAAATAgccataaatattaaataagcaGGAAATGGGGTGCTCCCGGGATGTCCCTCAGGTGGGACATCCACAAGCAGGGGTCAGAGGCTGGTGAGGTGCCGCAGTGCCCGGTACGCCGTCTCCAGGAACCTCTGGAAGTTGGCCAGGATGAAGAAGCCGCCGACTTGGTGGTGGAAATGGGAGGAGAAGGTGGGGACAGGGTCCTGGTTCTCTGTGGGGTACGTCACCGTGGCCAGGCCCAGGTCCTCCatctgcagccaggcagaggcagaggcatcaGCTTCAGGCCTGGGATgtccccctgctccagtgtgccCCTCCTGGGCATGGAGCGCCCATCATGCCCACCCATCCCTGTGAATACAACCCCTGCCATGCCCACCCAATCCCTGTGAACACAACCCCCATCGTGCCCACCCATCCCTGTCAATACAACCCCTGCCATGCCCACCCATCTCTTGGGACACAacccccaccctgcccacccatccctgtggatgcaGCCCCCACCATGCCCACCCCTCCTTTGGGATGCAGCACCTGCTTTACCCACCTGTCCCCACAAAGTCTCCCCTTTGccccctcacctgctgctggaTGTTGGAGGACAGGTTGGCCATGTCCAGCTGCAGGGTCTCCACCAGCCCAACGTGCCcgggcagcagggcctggatgGTGGCCAGAGAGCCGTGGTAGACGCGGAGGCCGGCACGGATCTGGCTGAAGCAGGTCTCCTGTGGTGGGCATGGCGTGGTCAGTGGGGCTGGATGTGCCCTGGCCACCAAGACACAGAGGCTCTGGGGTGGCTCGAGCCGTgacagagctgagcagctcaCGGCAGGGGTGGGCTGCCCGCACTCACTGCCTGGAAGGTGCGCCTGTGACACTGCTCCAGCGGCGCCTGGGCGATGTCCAGGTCCtgccgcagcagcagcagctcgtCCTCCTTGCACAGCTGGAGGGTGTCACACTGTGGACAAAGGGGACAGGGTGAGGATACCAGAGGACCCCgacacccccagcaccccccaacATCCCATCCCTGAGCTATGGGaccctgtgcagcccagccaggaggagggaggggatggagtGGACCCGGTGCAATGGGGACAGTGGTGTGGCTGTTCTGTCCCAGGAGGGACACCACATGTCCCTGGTGGGTGCCCCAACaccccggggctgagccttgggcagtgcaggggacactgctggctcctggccctgcgGTGCCgataagggcagggagggggtcACCTTATCTGTGACCTCACAGTGGCTGCCATCCCCCCTCCGCAGCGTGTGGGACTCACCAGCAGGCGCTGCAGCGCAGCCACGTCCCCACGGATCTTGCGGGTGAACTCGAGGTTCCTctgaaggaagagctggaagTCCTGGTCCCCTGAGAGCTCGGTCAGTGGTGCTCCATGCAGCGCCCACCACGGtgaccacagcagcacagccagcagcagtgccagccctcctgcagggacagcagctcagTGCCCACCCCAGGGAGCCCCGACCCCTCAGCTGGGATGGGCTCAGCAACCAGGACCACCCTGGGGACGGTGGCAGTAGCAGCGTggcctggggaaggggcagagaCCCCAAAAGGGAAGAGGGACCAGGGCTCCCAgtgccaagagcagcagcagggagctctggatGTGTGAGTGCAGCAGGTGCTACAGGtagggagggttttggggtgctctgggtgCAGTGGGGACAGTAGATCCTATGGGCAAAGTTGGTTTTAGGGGTGGTTTGAGGACAGTGGGTCCTATGGGCAAAGTGGATTTTAGGGGTGGTTTGGGTGCAGTGGGAGCAGTAGGGGAAGTGGGTGCAATGGGAGCAGTGGGAGATGGGGGTGCTGCATGGGTGCTGGCTACTCACGGGTGAGGAAGCACATGGTGGGTGCCCGGCTCGGTGTCTCCTCCTCTGTGCAGCgcggccctgcccagcccggccGGCTCCTCTCGCTCCTGCCCGGCTGTGCTCATTGATCGGGTGGCATTTATAGCGCACGGGCCTCGGGGATTCTCACCGATGAGGCAACAGCGCGATTGCTTCACTGCCTTAATCACAGCATGCAAATCTCGAACCGGGTGCTTGGCCGCGGCCTCGGCGTGGGGCTTTCCCGGGGCCGGTGGGCAGCGGTGTCCCTCGGTGTGGCTGCAGCCTCCCGGTGGAGCCCAGGCAGCGGTGCGGGTACCGGGACAGGGCAGGTGGTGCCTTGGTGACTCATTAACCTGCTCGCCGGGCTCCCACGACGCTGGCCAGGTgagccagtgcccagcacagcagggtcaTGTGCGGGGTCACTCACAGGGTCACTCGCAGGCGACCGGCCAAGGGGATGGTGGcttctcactgctgctgtcactctggggttgtccccatccccagcccacGTGGGCAGCACCCCGGGGCCAGATCCTGCCCTGATGGGCGCTGTGGGGCCAGGTTGTGCCCAGTGTCACCATGTGCAGCACCAAGAAACGGCCTCATCGGGCTGACCCCACCCGCGAGGGGCCAAACCCCCCCTCTGCCCCTACGGGGAAGAGGCTTCCAGGGCAGCCCTTGGCAAAGGCTGGCTGCTCCCGGCCCCGTTGCGTTGACGAGGGAATTTTGGCTAGTGCTGTTCCCGCAAGTCCTTCCAGGATCTGTTGGCCGGGTGCCAGCTGGCCGGGTCCTGCCCGGCACGGGCTGGCCGGGGCACGGGAGGCACCCGCTCCCCCCACAGCCCCGGCCAGggtgagcccagggcaggattgggctggggaggctcaTTCTGCACCCCTGACCCCTGGCTGGGTCCCATCGCTGCCCTCCTGGAGGCTGTAAGGACCGggatagggacagggatggggacagggatggggacagcctACAGCTGGGAAATAAACCCACATCATGTGCAGTCAATCCATGAGTACCAAGCACAGCcttcctggcacagccaggtgtgAGCTCTAAAAATTACTGCTGACCTCCCTTCAAACCCGGCAGCCCTAAACGTCCTGCCCTCTGGATATGTGAAAGGACCTTGGCAGCAGAGAATGTtcatgggatttttgggagaaaCAGCCCCCCCAGCTGGGCCTGTCCCCACCCTGGTGGCCATTGAGGGGCTTAGCATGGTCCCCTCAGTCTGAGCACCCACAGGACCACCCCAGAGCGGATCTGCCCTCTCAGCAGGATGGTGCTTTCAGGAATTGTGCTGGGGGCGTGGGGGGGTTGAATCAGTGCCCAAAGGCCCTGTCAGCTTTCCAAGGAAGGAAGTGGTTTCAAATCTGAaactgggggtgttggggggtgggggaaggaggtggCCCAGCaaacccctccccccccaccatggggctggagctgctcggTCCAGAGACTGTTCCAGGCTCCCACCCTGTTCTGTTTCGGCCTCGTGGTCACCCTTCCTCTTCCCGGGGGCCAACCCGGGCACCCTCAGCCCTTTCCTGCCATCTGACCAGTGCTCCCgggatgtccctgtgtccccagtgccagccccagcccccctggctgggctcttgccTTCTTTGGTCCCCCCCCAGAGcgggaatgggctgggacagccccgCTCTtgacctgcagccctggctgccatccCGGCATGGGCGGGGCTGGGAGATTCCCAGATTTTCTCAGAGAATTCATCCCAGATGCTGATGGGATCCACCTGGAGTGGCtgcatgtcccctgtccccatcacccccaAGGCTGGTGGGGCACAAAGGGGACTCTGTGTGTTTCCCAATGGAATCTTCCTGGAATaccatcctggagctgctggggccaCTCATAGCACCACTGAGACAAAGCTCCAGTCCCCCAGGATGGCCTGACC
This genomic stretch from Haemorhous mexicanus isolate bHaeMex1 chromosome 28, bHaeMex1.pri, whole genome shotgun sequence harbors:
- the CSF3 gene encoding granulocyte colony-stimulating factor, translating into MCFLTRGLALLLAVLLWSPWWALHGAPLTELSGDQDFQLFLQRNLEFTRKIRGDVAALQRLLCDTLQLCKEDELLLLRQDLDIAQAPLEQCHRRTFQAETCFSQIRAGLRVYHGSLATIQALLPGHVGLVETLQLDMANLSSNIQQQMEDLGLATVTYPTENQDPVPTFSSHFHHQVGGFFILANFQRFLETAYRALRHLTSL